The genomic DNA TCTACAATAACAATCTAACCCTCTTACttatttgtgttattttcagGTATGTGACAGTCTTACCGCCCGTACATTTGGGAGTCAACATTGATACGGACATTTTTGTCACAGACCTTCCAGTGGATGGTGACCCGCTGTCAGCTACCAGTCAAGGGTTCTCATCAGTAGATGGCACAGGGAAACTCGATCATTCTTTCGACAGTGTACAGGAGACCACCCCCGCGGGAGGCTCCGTAGCTGACGAGGAGATTCGAGATGCGAGGTATTACCACAATGCTCTGTCGTGTGTGGTACTTGGTGTTGTCGTCATGATAATTCTCTTCTTCGTGTGTAAATTTCTGAACGATCTCCAAGTCAATCCCACTTCGCGACGAGGGAGGAGAGGAAGAGGCCACCGATGTGATGCACTGGTAGAGTGCGTACCCATCACTCTTAGAGGGCACACGCAGGTATGTATAGCGTGTAAACAATGCGTTATTACTGTATTGTAACCATTATAAGAAACGGTTCAAACGCCAACCCATTCATGAGCGGATATTGATCTTATGAGTGCTACTTGAGCACGATGGCTAATTCCATTGGATGAATCCGAGCGAGCcaaaaatgactaaaaaatatgaattccgTCAAAACGTCCTGAacttattatcatcatcattttcattatcactGTTATcgtaattattttcattattaccaTTACCATTACAGTTATCGTTCTTGGTAGTTATCATTCCCTTTCCTCGTCCTCCTCTTTTTCgcaatcatcatcatcactctTTCCTGGTCGTTATTAATgttacttttgtcttttttattacTTCAATGTAGAACGTGGAGCATTTGAAATGCACTGTATCGTCCATTGTCAGTGTTTGTTTAAGCGGCCAGATATGTGTTTGGGACATCGCCACTGGAGATTGTCTGAGGGTTATAAATAGAAGAAGGTCAGTTTACTTTCCACTTTTAACtctcttttgttcatttttccaCTCTCTGGAGTTAGTGATAAATATGttctcctcccacaatattaGTACATTACCATGGAGAAAGGAAATGGGCGGAAAGAATTACAACTACTAGGCTTTGTCTGATTTAGCACCgtttacaccaaattctcagtgCTAAATTGTGAGAAACGTATGGCActtgcaaaataatttaaattgagATCTCTGGAGTAAAAGGGTTTCAGTGTTGTGTAAAAGCgacttctctctctcttttttttatcgttattttCCGAACGGTGTTCACGTTCTCCTTCCTTTGCcatttttctcccttttctGGGCTATTTTTCAGCAATTTTGCGGTtctctttcattaaaatcttCGTAACAATATTTTGAACTTTACTTGAGCGGCTGGGTGGGTGTGGAAGGTTATAATCTAGCACCAAGGCAGTCCTGATTTCCATCGATTCCTATCGGGGAGCGTTTTGTGGAATTCCACGAATGCGACTGCAAAGGAGACTATTGAATCGCAGTAAGTTGGGAAAATATTCATATTCCTTCGCAGTCCATTTCAATCGGACGCCTCACCCAAGCCAAAACCAAAGCGTAAGAAATCAAAGCAGAGGCGCAGCGTGGATGCAGACAGTTCTTATACAACACACCGGTCAATGGACAACCTGTCGGCTTCTAATGCGCGTGTCAGCCCCAGGCCTCCATCGGACTTTGAATATGCAACCTTCTCCCCCTTTAATGCGAATGAGAATTGTGCAGTTACAACAAATGAAGTACGGCACTTAACAAAACCTGAATCGAAGTTAAGAGAAAACGAGGTTGAAAATTGCAACTGTTCGCGTGACCCATCGCATATTTCAAGTGGATGTCCAAAGTCATCGGGGTACGACTTCAGTAAATACGCAACCGACGTTGACACTTCCTTGTGGCCTTCACGATTGAGTTCCAGAGGTTCCTTCACTAGTTCATGGTCGAGCGCCGATGGAGATGATGTGGGATGGCCGTCGAGTTCCGAAGGATCTTGTGATGAACAAGTCAAGCCTGAGATGCACGTGCATAGTGACAATTACTATGACGACCACTCTAACGGAGCCTCGGTGTGGTGTGTTGATTGTAAGGACGATTTGATGATAATCGGCTGTAGCGATGGAACAATTGAGGTATTCCAATCAGTTAAATAATGTTTCAATATTATCAGTTTAATAAGTGATAAATAAGTATCTTGTCGTATGTCTCTCTGATAATGGTCAGCTGGCCCTAAATCCAGTGGGTGTGTTTTGTCATTCTTTACAAGGTTTTCGTTATTATCTTTTGCAGATATGGAGTTTGTTATCTGGAACGCAGGTTTGTGTTTCACGCGAGGGAAACATTGGTGTAACAAAACTCAGCTTTTTACCGGGAAGGTAGTGTAAATCAAAAATTCCTCTTAAAGAAACGATTACCCAGTACGAATATCTCACTCCAGTCTCTTCTCTTTCTGTTTCAGTCCTCAGATCGTTGCGGCCCGTTTGGATGGCACTTTAGAGTTCTTAACCCTCGGGACTCCATGCAGAGCCGACTTGACCATGCCCCTTTTGGAGAGCTCCCCAATAAAGCGTTCCTCGCCAAGGACTACCCGAAAATTAAATACCCAATCAGGCAACGTTTCGATGACACCACAAAGTAGAGACCCCGCGTCAATTGGCGTCAATGGCTCACACGCATATACTTCACCGGAGCCTCCACTGTGCAGGATTAGTCACAAACTTAGGGCTCATCATCAGCCTATTTGCGTATTAGGTATCATGGCAGGCCGGGTCATAACTGGAAGTCACGACAGGACACTCAAGGTATATATACCCTGTGTTGCGTTAAAACGCTGGTTATCCTTGCATTTTTGGACAGGAAAGTTGAGCGCTTTCACTTTGTAGCCAATCACTTTGccttcaaagaaaataactctAATTCAAACGTTTAATGGAAATTTTGACAGTTACGTGACTGCTACAAATCTGATTGCAGGTCAGATGAATTCTATGTACTACAGCGGCGAAAATTGAACTGCTAAACATTTGTCTTTTTGTAGGTGTTTCGGACTGACGATTGTGTTTGTGTTTACACATTACACGGCCATGCAGACAGCATCAGTACTCTTGCTGTGGATAAGGTAAGGAGAATGTCATGTCTGTGCTCCACTCCTCTCCCCCAAGGAGTTTAAATGCATCCCGGTGAACTACCATGGCCACTGGTGTGGGTGGGAGGAAGCGGGAGGGGGCTAGGCAAGGGGATGGACCAGAACTCCATCGAGGTGAAGAAGCAACActctctttccccccccccccccttctccgTTGCTTCGCGCTTCATTTGTCATTTGTCATTTGTCTGCATAAACGTTAGCTGAATGGGCCACTTGACCCGTTTTCTTCATAAACAAGTTTGCCTCCTAAATTTTTACTTAGCATTTAtcacaataaaaacatcaaaataacTGAAGAGGCTCATTCTTGCGAAAGAGACCACGAAGGGTTTAAGTCATAGCTCTAGTTTAAACAAATCTGGTCGTGTGTTCTTCAGAAAAAATGGAAAGGGAACTTTTATCGATTCGTGCATGCTATTTGGCGTCATTTATCATCTATTTTCGTGATTTTCAATGGACAATTGAAGTTTCTACACGAACAAGGGATTTATGGATTCACTCTTTCGAGTGCAAACATATTTCTCGAAGGAGGTTAAAAATTCCACTCGTTTTAGACTAACTCAAGTGCTCAGGTATTGAATGTTAACTAAggtattgtttctttttcagacaAGCAACCGTCAAGTGATCAGCGGCGCTGCCAATGGTGGTGTGCGCGTGTGGGATGTAATCAGCGGTGAATGTCTGCAACACTTGCGTGGCCATGTGAAGTCTGTGACCGCCGTCACCTGTACAGCTGAGCACTTGCTAAGTGTGAGCTTGGAAAGCGTGCTCTGTATTTGGGATCGAGCGCGTGGCGAGTGTTTACATCGACTGAAGCAGGTAAGGGGGAGTGTGGAAGCTTCCTAAAGATTGCCTTAGAACCAAAATTAAAAGAGGACCAGGTGAGTCAGTGGTAACTTGAAGCAAATTTTGCAGTTTGCGTTGTGTCAGAGGATATACAGGTACCAGGCCCCCATTAATAGGTGCCTTAGACTCCACAAATTTTTACTAGTTCAAACACTCCCTAAAGAGATCGTTTTCCTGAAATGCTTTTCCATGAAAGgtgtctacattttgtattttcGCGTCCAAGCGCAACTGGTGTGATGAGATAAAAAAAGTAACGGCTGAACCAGGAGCCcatctttcttttaatcattttccATAATTCCAATGATTCAGCCAttgtggttcgtaagtcgaaATCTTGATGCAAGTGCAAAGTTATACATAAGCTTGCAAATAAAAgtattgaatatttttttcccttgtagTTTCCAGATCTCTGCTCGAACGTAGTTATGTTGTCACGAACTCTATTTATCACCGGCGGCCAGGTTGGTGAAAAGTGTTTCTCTTTTCCTTAGTAATGTCGTATCATAGGCTCTTATGGCTCATTTCTTTCTCCGCAGTTCATTTATATGATTTTcttatattcacagtcattaattcatcacttcacgggtttatttggaaccaactaagtaaccagctcccagttggcttgttagttcagttggtagagcgctgcaccggtatcacagaggtcatgagttcaaatcccgtacgggcctgagTTTTTTTAAGGCCTTATTTTCCCTGTTGCAAGGTCGCTTTCGTATTCAATTACTTGTTATTAACCCTTTGTAGCGTCCACTCATAGCTTCTTGAAACTGTACTTTAATCAGTTGTTCACTTGCTAGTTCGTTTCTAATCTGCACATAACTTGTATTCATTCCATTCACAAATTGCACGTGAAAGAGAAAGATTCGCTGAAATAACAACAACGCGACTATTACAAAGATGATATTGACCGAATAACCGAAATACTGCAAACTTACAAGTTATTGTGCCTTCTAAATAGAGAGGAAAACTTGTCCTAACGAAACGACAGTACAACTCCATATCAAAACATGTGCTTTTCGTGGGAAAGAGCGCCCGCGATATTTTGCGTGCGGTCACGGAAGACCACACCATATAACGTTCATTTTCTGTCTCTTACACCCTTTGAACCCCAGGATCACTCATtaatcaccaagtaaagaagctcttgattgttcaacaaattctcttgGTCAGCGGCTTAAGATATGTacacagaacagtatggaaaacaTCCATCATGAttttaaggtgtaaagggttattttttacttgaaatccctctttttttttttttttaagggacaCATCTCAGTTTGGGACGTTTTGACTGGGAGACGCGTGAAAACGGTTCTGCTCGGAAACGATGACACTTCAGTGTTCGTTCGTTTCGTGAATGTGTGTGAACACGCAACTGTCGTATGTGATTTCGGAAAGGAACTGAAAATTGTGAAGTTTCCTGCAGTAATGGACAAGGCAAAATAATGTGaagcaataaaattaaataaagctAATTTAGGTAGAGAGTTTAACAGTGTGACATAATTTAGAGGTAACGAAATATACCTAAGAATTATGATATACCAAAAGTGAGGTAATATATCCCAAAAATTAGCCAAATGAGTTAATTCAAACTTGGGCATTTCGTgcgattattttaaaaataaaaaaaatttgcagaaTTGATACTAGGGTAGACTTTGTGCGGTTACATTTCCTGCACGGAATGATTTTAGTGCTTTGTTAAGAAATATTAACAGAGGGCTGAAGAATTTAATGTGCTCGTAATTATTCAATTTCCCGATTAATCTCATTGAAAGGAACTTTCACTCGAAATTCCCCGAACTTCGTGATTATGCAAGTCTGAAATGACCTCATTGATCACGCTAGAGGTTTGTAAActttttcaatgtttcaaaacggtaaaaacaaattgtttcctatgtatggtagacagcgattttttatgttttctaaAAAACAGCGTCAACGTGCTGGATATTTAATAGAATGGTAAtactaaaattatattttcaaagttaGAATTCTGTTACAGGAATGATAGACGTGATGCAATCCTTCGTCGCGATGAATTTTAGCACTAaccaaatttcattttaagtaatGGATGTGCCATgttcttgtgatgttttctttcataaaaactgaaacaaaagtCTCTCATTTctaataaaatacaaaaatcacGCGAGTATGctttttcttagtttatttAGCTACAATTAAGCATACATTGAAGAAGTATTGGTGTAGactgtagtaaaaaaaaacaccaatttAGAGTAAATGAAAACCATCAGCTTTCTATCTTTGAACGTTGTAATAAACTAAGCTATAAGATGCTATCAGATTTTCCTAAGCACCAATCGGCGCAAAAGTTGCGTCACCCAGTAACGTAGTCTTTTTATTAAGAAATCAGTGCTCTTAGGCCTTTCTCAGGAATATATTTTGATCCGGAACTTTGCCAGCGGGAGTAATAGAGAAACATGATTTGACACGCgccaaaatgaaaattatacgACACAAATACTGCTTAGCATTATCCACTGAATCTGTTAAGATCTTGAGCGCTGTGGTTACAACTTTACGTTTGATTACTGTGATTGCTTCATGCCTGGAAAGTGAGGGAAGACCACGGTATGAATGGTCTGTAGCATTCTCCTTGCTTGATAAGAACCCAAAGGAAATCTTGTTTCGCTGAGGAGAAGTAGACAAACAAGAATTTATTGAAGGGGACAAGAATTCTGGAGGGACAACTCCCAAACGACTCATCTTTGCAATAATAAGCCAAAAAAGAGAGGAATCCGATGTGCCTACGATTTCAGTTTAATTGACTGTACCTTTACTGCGCATGATCCCTCTGCAGCCCTGGATTGTCGTAGTAAGGGAAGTTCTCTCGGGTTCCCGTGGGTTGCGGGTCTGGGTAGTCGTAGTCCCCACTTGTGCGGGATTGCGGGCTCAGGCTTGCGTACATTTGCCGAGATTGAAGCTCATAGGAGCCTGTTCTTTTGCTGTCTTCCTTCGAATTCTCAGGGAAAGTGACACCCGAATTAACGGAGCGTGTAGTGAAGCTCGTGTTGTTTTTATCCTCAAGATCTGCTTCGTACCGTctgaaatttatgaaataatacGATGTTAGCCAGTCCACACACACAGACAAAATGACACAGTACCGGACTTTTTCTTTGAAGCGCAAACAACAATTGCTGTTCCTCCTGGATGGGAAGAGGGTGTTTCATCGCACCTACCCCTCCGCTAACCCAACATTATACCTAACAGTTAACTTTTGTTGGGTAAGGGAAGTGGTAGGAGCGCAGTTGCTCACTGACATTGATCAAAAACCGCAACGACTACACCTTTTCTTAGGGTCTTATTACATCTTTCGCCATTTAATGCGTGCAGATTCTGTGATCACCAGCTGTATTTGCCACGCATTTTCAGGGCTCGCGTTGATACCGCAAAGCTCGCAAAAAACTCTTGCGTTTCACGTATAAACAATAGAATAAAATGTATGC from Pocillopora verrucosa isolate sample1 chromosome 10, ASM3666991v2, whole genome shotgun sequence includes the following:
- the LOC131768755 gene encoding sterol regulatory element-binding protein cleavage-activating protein produces the protein MNMSANEIAVDDGKSNETQVMEEKETSADWISRLCYEHGLFCATHPKLVIVFTAMVVFSCSAPLLSVPLFGGSAAIEWITLSSSGVYVSDSQGKTPRILQGNDNTIPRWFVGDPVLYIQQFILMAHVSPWRPHLQNSLVIKEALKPGFNITKHITDFQHKQGSHLVKLNDVCLQVSSGPSISQFSGLGINDQRYLPTKGCLLLSPANLWNRSRERFDQDASVLDDLYLVPRRTPFNIGLKEYILGLPLKETGIFPSLKTDGPNHVIQYGVTLVMSSHNPRYIDQLSKELKKDFPLASATEKDENVNKDDIVHIYYKGEDRELLELAPLCVTYFIVFLYLAFSVGKIEMVKSKWGLAFSAVICVIASLIMASGLCSFFGLVTTLDSSEIFPYLVIVVGVENILVITKSVVSTPVDLEVKIRVAQGLSREGWYIVKNLLTEMTVLLAGFFTFVPAVQEFCFFAMVCLLSDFFLQMVLFVTVLSIDIRRMELSDLQRQPIQVRQRNPSDGSHQAQTPPSPVPGSPQSGQPVQFFGLLPPLPPSSLNNQGCTPRQCPVFSRRLPRRLNFAYFWARTRIVQKACMVCFICYFVYILKSPGLDSVDTSRDVQSSVNTDEFTNIKDSWFDHKESKTRFPEGMNESGNLLGWKGKRESTRKKRPGFSFKSPSVELWRGLYQRHWPQVLSYYNISLLGRYVTVLPPVHLGVNIDTDIFVTDLPVDGDPLSATSQGFSSVDGTGKLDHSFDSVQETTPAGGSVADEEIRDARYYHNALSCVVLGVVVMIILFFVCKFLNDLQVNPTSRRGRRGRGHRCDALVECVPITLRGHTQNVEHLKCTVSSIVSVCLSGQICVWDIATGDCLRVINRRSPFQSDASPKPKPKRKKSKQRRSVDADSSYTTHRSMDNLSASNARVSPRPPSDFEYATFSPFNANENCAVTTNEVRHLTKPESKLRENEVENCNCSRDPSHISSGCPKSSGYDFSKYATDVDTSLWPSRLSSRGSFTSSWSSADGDDVGWPSSSEGSCDEQVKPEMHVHSDNYYDDHSNGASVWCVDCKDDLMIIGCSDGTIEIWSLLSGTQVCVSREGNIGVTKLSFLPGSPQIVAARLDGTLEFLTLGTPCRADLTMPLLESSPIKRSSPRTTRKLNTQSGNVSMTPQSRDPASIGVNGSHAYTSPEPPLCRISHKLRAHHQPICVLGIMAGRVITGSHDRTLKVFRTDDCVCVYTLHGHADSISTLAVDKTSNRQVISGAANGGVRVWDVISGECLQHLRGHVKSVTAVTCTAEHLLSVSLESVLCIWDRARGECLHRLKQFPDLCSNVVMLSRTLFITGGQGHISVWDVLTGRRVKTVLLGNDDTSVFVRFVNVCEHATVVCDFGKELKIVKFPAVMDKAK